In one window of Thiobacillus sp. DNA:
- a CDS encoding HDOD domain-containing protein, producing MSETADTPRIQAILASGIKIPPLPEALLKIQAMLRNPDVSTADVARLIRQDGALSGAVFRVVGSPVFGLHARVDTVDRAVTLLGIPPTLAILRGISLRAAFGGGTQDAALEALWRRSGQIAQYAMAATRLLRPRGISPDQAYTLGMFHDCGLALLAKRFPAYGEALAQDLWREIPALDRAQNSDHGLVGEMVARNWQLPGEIAQAIRHHHEQKAADPFGVPARLVALLNFACHMCRQALQDDDQEWEKGWRDACAVRLGLTEPDLVGLEVEVGVAVATTRQ from the coding sequence ATGAGCGAAACCGCTGACACCCCCCGCATACAGGCCATCCTGGCCAGTGGCATCAAGATCCCCCCCCTGCCTGAAGCCTTGCTCAAGATACAAGCCATGCTGCGGAACCCGGATGTATCCACCGCTGACGTGGCCAGGCTCATACGCCAGGATGGTGCCCTCAGCGGCGCGGTGTTCCGGGTGGTGGGCTCCCCCGTGTTCGGTCTCCATGCCAGGGTGGATACCGTGGACCGGGCGGTTACCCTGCTTGGCATCCCCCCTACCCTGGCCATCCTGCGGGGCATCTCCCTGCGCGCTGCTTTCGGTGGCGGCACCCAGGACGCTGCCCTGGAGGCCCTCTGGCGACGCAGCGGTCAAATCGCTCAATACGCCATGGCTGCCACCCGGCTGCTGCGCCCCAGAGGCATCTCTCCCGACCAGGCATACACCCTGGGCATGTTCCACGACTGCGGCCTGGCCTTGCTGGCCAAGCGCTTTCCCGCCTATGGCGAGGCTCTTGCCCAGGATTTATGGAGGGAAATCCCGGCCCTGGACCGTGCCCAGAACTCGGACCACGGCCTGGTGGGAGAGATGGTGGCGCGTAACTGGCAACTGCCCGGGGAGATCGCCCAGGCCATCCGCCACCACCACGAGCAGAAGGCCGCAGATCCTTTTGGTGTACCGGCACGCCTGGTGGCGCTGTTGAACTTCGCCTGCCATATGTGCAGGCAGGCGCTACAGGACGATGACCAGGAGTGGGAGAAGGGCTGGAGGGACGCCTGTGCTGTCCGCCTGGGGCTCACCGAGCCCGACCTGGTGGGCCTGGAGGTGGAGGTGGGCGTGGCGGTGGCCACCACCAGGCAATAA
- a CDS encoding CBS domain-containing protein: MTIETIPLIPPTLCLRPDSTQLEALRKLLEQGVNHAPVCDGEIWVGLVTIRDLMGEVLPVSARMEHGLDDLSFVGDAAAMLSAHLRDMERRTVAELIRRDVPTLRRDHRLMETALLLYQQATPLPVLGVDGRLQGMLSARALMQYLADKAGV; this comes from the coding sequence ATGACCATCGAAACCATTCCCCTGATCCCGCCCACCCTTTGCCTGCGACCTGATTCCACCCAGTTGGAAGCCCTGCGCAAGTTGCTGGAACAGGGCGTCAATCATGCGCCGGTGTGCGATGGGGAAATCTGGGTGGGCCTGGTGACCATACGGGACCTGATGGGGGAGGTGCTGCCCGTGAGCGCACGCATGGAGCACGGGCTGGACGACCTGAGCTTCGTGGGGGACGCCGCCGCCATGCTCTCCGCCCACCTCAGGGACATGGAGCGGCGCACCGTGGCGGAGCTGATCCGCCGCGACGTGCCTACCCTGCGCCGGGACCATCGCTTGATGGAAACCGCGCTGCTGCTCTATCAGCAGGCCACGCCCCTGCCTGTACTGGGTGTCGATGGCCGACTCCAGGGCATGCTTTCCGCCCGGGCCCTCATGCAATACCTGGCCGACAAAGCGGGGGTCTGA
- a CDS encoding alkaline phosphatase family protein — protein MNMNGSLLRLLALVVTGFLASGTWAASLTSGPMLGHVTSRTASLWLQADGQAEARVEYWPEMEAGTRAISPPLRLDQATDFSGVVQLTDLRPGTRYRYGVFLDGAHVLEGEYLLFRTQPAWKWRGPPPDFTVYMGSCAYLNDPDWDWQGTPYGGGEAIFKSIAASATGASRPGFMLWLGDNLYFREADLESPWGMNARYRTNRAHPALQGLLRALPNYAVWDDHDFGPNNANRSFVLKETSAELFRRYWANPSYGLTETPGIFTTFSLGDADFFLLDDRSYRASDDTVEPDNEVSWWQTVKEFVIGSNEVTRILGRRYGGSVPLWLGENKTLFGAAQMDWLKQALINSRARFKIVVSGSQLFNDSNGFEGWHHFAGEREGFLEWLGLQKLEGLLFLSGDRHHTELIRRVRKDAYPLLELTCSPLTAAARVPEAEKDNPQRVEGTLVGQRNFCSLDVAGPEEARTLVLRAHDQNGRLLWEKRIESKELRYPKGESPDADTK, from the coding sequence ATGAACATGAATGGCAGTCTGTTGCGGCTACTGGCCTTGGTGGTGACGGGGTTCCTCGCCTCCGGGACATGGGCCGCCTCGTTGACCTCCGGGCCCATGCTGGGGCACGTCACCAGCAGGACCGCCAGCCTTTGGTTGCAGGCCGACGGCCAGGCCGAAGCGCGGGTGGAATACTGGCCTGAGATGGAGGCCGGAACCCGGGCCATCTCCCCGCCCTTGCGGCTGGACCAGGCCACGGACTTCAGTGGCGTGGTCCAGCTCACGGACCTGCGGCCCGGTACCCGCTACCGCTACGGCGTATTCCTGGACGGTGCCCACGTGCTCGAGGGGGAATATCTGTTATTCAGGACCCAGCCGGCCTGGAAGTGGCGGGGGCCGCCGCCCGACTTCACCGTCTACATGGGTTCCTGCGCCTATTTGAACGACCCCGACTGGGACTGGCAGGGAACGCCCTACGGCGGCGGCGAGGCCATCTTCAAGTCCATCGCCGCCTCGGCGACCGGTGCCTCCCGGCCCGGCTTCATGCTATGGCTGGGGGACAACCTCTATTTCCGCGAGGCGGACCTGGAAAGCCCCTGGGGCATGAATGCCCGCTACCGCACCAACCGTGCCCATCCTGCCCTGCAGGGCCTGCTGCGCGCCCTGCCAAACTACGCCGTGTGGGATGACCACGACTTCGGCCCCAACAACGCCAACCGGAGTTTCGTCCTCAAGGAGACCAGTGCCGAATTGTTCCGGCGCTACTGGGCCAACCCGAGCTATGGACTGACGGAGACCCCGGGCATCTTCACCACCTTCAGCCTCGGCGACGCGGATTTTTTCCTGCTTGACGATCGCAGCTACCGGGCCAGCGACGACACCGTGGAGCCCGACAACGAAGTGAGCTGGTGGCAGACCGTCAAGGAGTTCGTCATCGGCAGCAACGAAGTCACCCGCATCCTGGGGCGGCGTTACGGTGGCAGCGTGCCGTTGTGGCTGGGAGAAAACAAAACCCTGTTCGGTGCGGCCCAGATGGACTGGCTCAAGCAGGCCCTGATCAACTCCAGGGCCCGGTTCAAGATCGTGGTCAGTGGCAGCCAGCTGTTCAATGACAGCAATGGCTTCGAGGGGTGGCATCATTTCGCCGGCGAACGGGAAGGCTTCCTGGAATGGCTGGGGCTGCAGAAGCTCGAAGGGCTGCTGTTCCTTTCCGGTGACCGGCACCACACTGAGCTGATCCGGCGGGTGCGCAAGGATGCCTACCCCCTCCTTGAGCTCACCTGCTCGCCCCTGACCGCCGCAGCCCGGGTGCCCGAGGCCGAGAAGGACAACCCCCAGCGGGTGGAGGGCACCCTGGTGGGGCAACGCAACTTCTGCAGCCTTGACGTGGCAGGACCCGAGGAGGCGCGCACGCTGGTGCTGCGCGCCCATGACCAGAATGGCAGGCTGCTGTGGGAAAAAAGGATCGAAAGCAAGGAGTTGCGGTATCCCAAGGGGGAGTCTCCGGACGCCGACACGAAATAG
- a CDS encoding RNA-binding transcriptional accessory protein, with amino-acid sequence MSVQLQILSRIARELGVAPARVNAAVELLDEGATVPFVARYRKEATGGLDDTQLRHLEERLGYLRELENRRGTILASIGEQGKLTPELRAEIDAADTKQRLEDLYLPYKPKRRTKAQIAREAGLGPLAEALLTDPRLVPEEAALAYLDAGKGVPDTKAALDGARQILMEQFAEDAGLIEKLRAYLQDRGRVVSRVLEGKQNEGQKFRDWFEFDEAWKDMPSHRALALFRGRGEGVLAVTVKLPEELQEGFAGANPCEGMIAAHLCLRDQGRPGDKWLLDTVRWTWKVKLSLHLELDMMNALFERAEAEAIRVFAANLKDLLLAAPAGQKAVVGLDPGIRTGVKVAVVDRTGKLLDTATIYPHEPRNDWEGALNTLGRLVAQHEAQLVSIGNGTASRETDKLVSDLMGRYPQLGITKVTVSEAGASVYSASETAAREFPDLDVSLRGAVSIARRLQDPLAELVKIEPKAIGVGQYQHDVGQTKLSHALEAVVVDCVNAVGVDVNTASVALLARVSGLNTSLAQQIVAHRDAHGPFPDREALKQVPRLGPKTYEQAAGFLRVPGGANPLDASAVHPESYPVVGRILADLGKDIRGVIGNTDVLQRLKPETYTDERFGLPTVKDILRELEKPGRDPRPEFRTATYQEGVNDLKDLQPGMLLEGTVTNVTNFGAFVDIGVHQDGLVHISALSERFVKDPREVVKAGDIVKVKVLEVDIPRKRVALTMRLRDEAKPREQPQRGGPAYRPGQLKQQSPAAGALADALNRAMGQR; translated from the coding sequence ATGTCCGTACAACTGCAAATCCTTTCGCGTATCGCCCGGGAACTGGGGGTCGCGCCGGCCCGGGTCAACGCCGCCGTCGAACTTCTGGACGAGGGGGCCACCGTGCCCTTCGTCGCCCGCTATCGCAAGGAGGCCACGGGTGGCCTGGACGATACCCAGTTGCGCCATCTGGAGGAACGCCTGGGCTACCTGAGGGAACTGGAAAATCGGCGTGGCACCATCCTGGCCAGCATCGGGGAGCAGGGCAAACTCACGCCGGAACTGCGGGCGGAGATAGACGCCGCCGATACCAAGCAGCGCCTGGAGGACCTTTACCTGCCCTACAAGCCCAAGCGTCGAACCAAGGCCCAGATCGCCCGGGAGGCGGGCCTGGGGCCTTTGGCGGAGGCCCTCCTGACCGATCCACGCCTTGTCCCGGAAGAAGCGGCTCTTGCCTATCTGGATGCCGGCAAGGGCGTGCCCGACACGAAGGCTGCACTGGACGGCGCGCGCCAGATCCTCATGGAGCAGTTCGCCGAGGATGCCGGCCTCATCGAGAAGCTGCGAGCCTACCTCCAGGACCGTGGCCGTGTGGTTTCCCGGGTGCTGGAAGGCAAGCAGAACGAGGGCCAGAAGTTCCGCGACTGGTTCGAGTTCGACGAGGCATGGAAGGACATGCCCTCCCACCGGGCCCTGGCTCTGTTCCGTGGCCGGGGGGAAGGCGTCCTGGCGGTCACCGTCAAGCTGCCTGAGGAGTTGCAGGAGGGTTTTGCCGGTGCCAATCCCTGCGAAGGCATGATTGCCGCCCACCTTTGCTTGCGGGACCAGGGGCGGCCCGGCGACAAGTGGCTCCTGGACACGGTGCGCTGGACCTGGAAAGTGAAGCTGTCCCTGCACCTGGAACTGGACATGATGAACGCCTTGTTCGAGCGTGCCGAGGCGGAGGCCATCCGCGTCTTCGCCGCCAACCTCAAGGACCTGCTGCTGGCCGCGCCCGCGGGCCAGAAGGCGGTCGTCGGCCTGGACCCGGGCATCCGCACCGGGGTGAAGGTAGCCGTGGTGGACCGCACGGGCAAGCTGCTAGATACGGCCACCATCTACCCTCACGAGCCTCGCAACGATTGGGAAGGCGCCCTAAACACCCTGGGCCGGCTGGTGGCCCAGCACGAGGCCCAACTCGTCAGTATCGGCAACGGCACCGCCAGCCGGGAGACGGACAAGCTGGTGTCGGACCTCATGGGCCGCTATCCCCAGTTGGGCATCACCAAGGTGACGGTGTCCGAGGCGGGCGCCTCGGTGTATTCCGCCTCGGAAACGGCAGCCCGGGAATTTCCCGACCTGGACGTGAGCCTGCGGGGCGCCGTGTCCATCGCCCGGCGCCTCCAGGACCCCCTGGCAGAGCTGGTGAAGATCGAGCCCAAGGCCATCGGCGTGGGCCAGTATCAGCACGACGTGGGCCAGACCAAGCTGTCCCATGCCCTGGAGGCTGTGGTGGTGGATTGCGTGAACGCCGTGGGGGTGGACGTGAACACCGCCTCGGTGGCCCTGCTGGCCCGGGTTTCCGGCCTCAACACCAGCCTGGCCCAGCAGATCGTGGCCCACCGGGATGCCCACGGCCCCTTCCCGGACCGGGAGGCCTTGAAGCAGGTGCCCCGTCTTGGGCCCAAGACCTATGAGCAGGCCGCCGGCTTCCTGAGGGTGCCCGGCGGCGCCAACCCCCTGGACGCCTCGGCCGTGCACCCGGAGTCCTACCCTGTGGTGGGGCGCATCCTGGCGGACCTGGGCAAGGATATCCGCGGCGTGATCGGCAACACGGACGTGCTCCAGCGACTCAAGCCCGAGACCTACACCGACGAGCGTTTCGGCCTGCCCACGGTGAAGGACATCCTCAGGGAACTGGAAAAGCCGGGCCGGGACCCCCGTCCCGAGTTCCGCACCGCCACTTACCAGGAAGGGGTGAACGACCTGAAGGACCTGCAGCCGGGCATGCTGCTGGAGGGCACGGTCACCAACGTCACCAACTTCGGCGCCTTTGTCGACATCGGCGTGCACCAGGACGGACTGGTTCACATCTCCGCCCTGTCGGAACGTTTCGTCAAGGACCCCCGGGAGGTGGTGAAGGCGGGGGATATCGTCAAGGTGAAGGTGCTGGAGGTGGACATTCCGCGCAAGCGTGTCGCGCTCACCATGCGCCTCAGGGACGAGGCCAAGCCTCGCGAGCAGCCCCAGCGGGGCGGCCCGGCCTACAGGCCAGGCCAGTTGAAGCAGCAGTCCCCGGCCGCCGGCGCCCTGGCGGATGCCCTGAACCGGGCCATGGGACAACGCTGA
- a CDS encoding HD-GYP domain-containing protein — translation MTATDAIKKVAVDQLRPGMYIHDLNCAWMDHPFVTNRFRVNDEKRVREIQSLGIHEVYIDTLKGLDVEDAPTQAEVDSLIARDMEAIVQAPATEVRHAPLQQELEQARKLHVEAHRVVKDMLHDIRLGRQIELEQVEPLVEKMVDSIFRNQDALLPLARLKDHDNYTFQHSVSVCALLVSFARGLGLARDVIREVAIGGLLHDVGKAKVPDSILNKPAKLTEAEFAKMKSHVVQSIIILQHTPGISQIALDVAGQHHERYDGSGYPNRLSGEGISLYGRMGAIVDVYDALTSDRVYHKGMAPTAALGRLLEWSKFHFDPELVRAFVRCVGIYPTGSLVRLESGRLGVVLEQHKDKPMLPKVKVIFHSVHQRYLLPEIHDLASPACQDRIVGHEEYEAWNIDPRRWVASLT, via the coding sequence ATGACTGCCACCGATGCCATCAAGAAGGTGGCCGTGGATCAGTTGCGTCCCGGGATGTACATCCATGACCTTAACTGCGCGTGGATGGACCATCCCTTCGTGACCAACCGTTTCCGGGTCAATGACGAGAAACGGGTGCGGGAGATCCAGTCCCTGGGCATTCATGAGGTGTACATCGACACCCTGAAGGGCCTGGACGTGGAGGATGCACCTACCCAGGCGGAAGTCGACTCCCTCATCGCCCGGGACATGGAGGCCATCGTCCAGGCTCCAGCCACTGAAGTGCGCCATGCGCCGCTGCAGCAGGAACTGGAGCAGGCCCGCAAGCTCCACGTGGAAGCCCACCGGGTGGTGAAGGACATGCTCCATGACATCCGCCTGGGACGGCAGATCGAACTGGAACAGGTGGAGCCCCTGGTGGAAAAGATGGTGGATTCCATCTTCCGCAATCAGGATGCCCTGCTGCCCCTGGCCCGGCTCAAGGACCATGACAATTACACCTTCCAGCACTCGGTGTCCGTGTGTGCCCTGCTGGTGTCCTTCGCCCGAGGGCTGGGGCTGGCGCGGGACGTCATCAGAGAAGTGGCCATCGGCGGCCTGCTGCATGACGTGGGCAAGGCCAAGGTGCCTGACTCCATCCTCAACAAGCCGGCCAAGCTCACCGAGGCGGAATTCGCCAAGATGAAGTCCCACGTGGTGCAGAGCATCATCATTCTGCAGCACACGCCGGGCATCAGCCAGATAGCCCTGGACGTGGCGGGGCAGCACCACGAGCGCTATGACGGCAGCGGCTATCCCAACAGGCTCAGCGGCGAGGGCATATCCCTGTATGGCCGCATGGGCGCCATCGTGGACGTCTACGATGCCCTGACCTCTGACCGGGTCTACCACAAGGGAATGGCGCCCACTGCCGCCCTGGGGCGGCTGCTGGAATGGAGCAAGTTCCATTTCGACCCGGAACTGGTGCGGGCCTTTGTGCGGTGCGTGGGCATCTACCCCACCGGTTCCCTGGTGCGCCTGGAAAGTGGGCGCCTGGGCGTGGTGCTGGAGCAGCACAAGGACAAGCCCATGCTGCCCAAGGTGAAGGTCATCTTCCATAGTGTCCACCAGCGTTACCTGCTGCCCGAGATCCATGACCTGGCCTCCCCCGCCTGTCAGGACAGGATCGTGGGCCATGAGGAGTACGAGGCCTGGAACATCGACCCCCGGCGCTGGGTGGCTTCGCTGACCTGA
- a CDS encoding ArsB/NhaD family transporter, translating into MADSRACFPPGPSCNTWPTKRGSDVAPGAHAASQVVLGLSPLAVSLGIFVLTYAVIVTERINRSVVALLGAGLMVLSGVLHQTEAFRGIDLNTISLLTGMMVIVAVTQHSGVFQYVAIKATKTVKADPWGLLVMLSLVTALFSALLDNVTTVLLIAPVTLLITDALRISPYPYLFSVIFASNIGGTATLIGDPPNIMIGSAAKLTFNDFLVNLAPVAVVILLLTLIPIYLIWGRKLSATAENRAMVMAFDEKESITDPRLLKQALFVIALVILGFVMAHGIGQEPGTIAMFGAALLLLLRVYDKHAEEQSHAIHHTFGEVEWVTIFFFVGLFVVVAGIEKAGALEILAHEIVAWTGGDFGITAYAILWVSAVLSAVVDNIPFVATMIPVIQSMGTVFTPEQINTLWWSLALGACLGGNGSLVGASANLVVAGFAERAGQPIRFLPFMVMAFPLMLASIAVSHLYLWVRYL; encoded by the coding sequence ATGGCCGACTCCAGGGCATGCTTTCCGCCCGGGCCCTCATGCAATACCTGGCCGACAAAGCGGGGGTCTGACGTGGCGCCCGGCGCACACGCCGCCTCCCAGGTGGTCCTGGGCCTTTCTCCCCTGGCCGTGTCCCTCGGCATCTTCGTGCTGACCTACGCGGTCATTGTCACCGAGCGCATCAACCGGTCCGTGGTGGCCCTGCTGGGGGCCGGTCTCATGGTCCTGTCCGGCGTGCTGCACCAGACCGAGGCCTTCCGGGGCATCGACCTGAACACCATCAGCCTGCTCACCGGCATGATGGTCATCGTCGCGGTCACCCAGCATAGCGGCGTGTTCCAGTACGTGGCCATCAAGGCCACCAAGACGGTGAAGGCGGACCCCTGGGGCCTGCTGGTAATGCTGAGCCTGGTGACGGCCCTGTTCTCCGCCCTGCTGGACAACGTCACCACGGTGCTGCTCATCGCCCCGGTGACCCTGCTGATCACCGACGCCCTGCGCATCTCCCCCTATCCCTACCTGTTCTCGGTGATCTTCGCCTCCAACATCGGCGGCACCGCCACCCTCATCGGCGACCCGCCCAACATCATGATCGGCTCGGCGGCCAAGCTCACCTTCAACGACTTCCTCGTGAACCTGGCGCCGGTGGCGGTGGTGATCCTGCTGCTCACACTGATCCCCATCTATCTCATCTGGGGCCGCAAACTTTCCGCCACGGCGGAGAACCGGGCCATGGTCATGGCCTTCGACGAAAAGGAGTCCATCACCGACCCCCGCCTGCTTAAACAGGCCCTGTTCGTCATCGCCCTGGTGATCCTGGGGTTCGTCATGGCCCACGGCATCGGCCAGGAGCCGGGCACCATCGCCATGTTCGGCGCCGCCCTGCTGCTCTTGCTGCGGGTCTACGACAAGCACGCCGAGGAGCAGTCCCACGCCATCCACCACACCTTCGGCGAGGTGGAGTGGGTCACCATCTTCTTCTTCGTGGGCCTGTTCGTGGTGGTGGCGGGCATCGAAAAGGCGGGGGCCCTGGAAATCCTGGCCCACGAGATCGTGGCCTGGACGGGAGGCGACTTTGGCATCACCGCCTACGCCATTCTCTGGGTTTCCGCCGTGCTTTCGGCCGTGGTGGACAATATCCCCTTCGTGGCCACCATGATCCCGGTGATCCAGAGCATGGGCACGGTGTTCACGCCGGAACAGATCAACACCCTGTGGTGGTCCCTGGCCCTGGGGGCCTGCCTGGGGGGCAACGGTTCCCTGGTGGGGGCCTCCGCCAACCTGGTGGTGGCCGGTTTCGCCGAGCGGGCGGGGCAGCCAATACGTTTCCTGCCTTTCATGGTGATGGCCTTCCCCCTAATGCTGGCCAGCATCGCCGTCAGCCACCTTTACCTGTGGGTCCGTTACCTGTGA